The following is a genomic window from Halodesulfovibrio sp..
TCAGCAATGGAAGGTGCTGAACTATGCGTTGATCTGCTCAAGCATGTATTCGGCACTGTTCTCAACGACACATCATACCCTGCGGCGAGCACGCTGCGCTACTACTTACGGGCAAGCAACACGCTTTTCGGTACTTTTTGCTGTCACATGCTGGAACATTACAGCGATTATTTCGGACAATCCCTCATTACTCCGGCAAGTAGACCGGAAACTGCCGATTGGGAGCAATTTTTAGACACTGTTCCGAAGCAGAACAAGGAAACACCACGACGCGAAGCTTTCACGAAGCTGCCGGAAAACGAGATTCAACAACTGTTCGATCAGCTTGCTCATAAACGTAAAGGCTACAGTGTACGTCAGCCTCAAGTAGACTACGCTACCAACGTTGCACATGCCATAAATTCTAACGCTGTCGCCTGTATTGAGGCAGGAACAGGCACTGGCAAAACGTTAGGCTACCTGCTCCCTGTAATGGAGTTTCTTAAGCGCAATCCTTCCCAACGGGTTGCTATTGCCACTTATACTAAAAGCTTACAAAAGCAACTGTACGGTAACGAACTGAACGCCTGCCGTGAACTTTTTGGGCAATATAAGGATATCCCCGTTGCGCTCATTAAAGGGAAATCTAACTATGTGTGTGCGCACAAATTAAATGACATTCTTTCCCCGCTTCTTGATGGGATAGAACTCCTCTCATGGCTGTATTTTGCCAACATTTGCTATAACTACCGTATTGCAGATTTAGATGACGTGACGCCACGCATGCGAGCCTACTTTGATGAAGGTCGTACCCTGAGCAATATTGCGCAAGAAGTATCGGCGGGCAATGGATGTTTCAGCACCCACAAACAATGCCCCGGAAATATTGTTACTGCGGAAGCTGCCCAATCACGGCTGGTCATTACAAACCACAATAAGCTTGTGCTCATGGAAAATGACACACTCTTGAGCGGACTTTTTACGCATTGCATCATCGACGAAGCAAATCATTTTGAAGACGCAGTGCGCACGACATTAAGCCCAGAAGTATCTACATCTGACATTTTTTTCTACTGCAAATACCTGCGTGAGCAGTGCCGCAAACTTATACATGCCAGATCCATTTCGGAGATAATAGAGCATCAGGCAGAAGCGGTTGTCAGTGAAATTGCGTATGCAGTAACCAAAATGAATGCACTGCGGGATCAGTTCAAACAGATGAATCAGTCTGCCGCATATGGGGCTGTTCCTGTAACGCCTGCCCATGCAGCCTTCACAGAAGGTGATGCCGCAAAAGATCTTGCTATTTTGAACAAGCACCTCAAGCGCATTCACGAATTATCGGCATTTTTCACTGGTAAAAAGGCAAAAGATCTTCCCCTCGGCTACAAAACTATCTCCCGTTGCCGCACAATGCGAACATTATTGCAGGATGTTTGCACAAACCTTGATCTGATACGAAAAGGTCTGCACG
Proteins encoded in this region:
- a CDS encoding ATP-dependent DNA helicase — protein: MFRPFTTPIEDIAIIFGHERTRSDGQKRIYSIAGVRISPDAKTSTFTSHIRSDKLRAREYAHSQLSEAQLKKAPDEITASGHLQDFLEGVDHIIGYVPNGHIISLEPLCNNERIIDAALLADYFMPWTGAATAKSLWEYLNKQERKKVSFSAMEGAELCVDLLKHVFGTVLNDTSYPAASTLRYYLRASNTLFGTFCCHMLEHYSDYFGQSLITPASRPETADWEQFLDTVPKQNKETPRREAFTKLPENEIQQLFDQLAHKRKGYSVRQPQVDYATNVAHAINSNAVACIEAGTGTGKTLGYLLPVMEFLKRNPSQRVAIATYTKSLQKQLYGNELNACRELFGQYKDIPVALIKGKSNYVCAHKLNDILSPLLDGIELLSWLYFANICYNYRIADLDDVTPRMRAYFDEGRTLSNIAQEVSAGNGCFSTHKQCPGNIVTAEAAQSRLVITNHNKLVLMENDTLLSGLFTHCIIDEANHFEDAVRTTLSPEVSTSDIFFYCKYLREQCRKLIHARSISEIIEHQAEAVVSEIAYAVTKMNALRDQFKQMNQSAAYGAVPVTPAHAAFTEGDAAKDLAILNKHLKRIHELSAFFTGKKAKDLPLGYKTISRCRTMRTLLQDVCTNLDLIRKGLHEDGTWKSVHVFPRNWLLCGGQVYMGAFIRESIIKHLDTMVLTSATLTHQSSFTPYRRSLGLGKADRVPFADEEAPQKPCFVARIAPPFTPDYSLVVPSDAPSGLYDQKKLWLEYTLKVLPKLIEYNDGATLVLCASYEDLEALRKSLENTYDGNYPLLFQRKGEPATALIEEFRTTRESVLFGVETFWHGVDFPGKTLTQVVITRLPFPAPNSPLMDARKRFLPEAAFWDRYRYETAIKFRQGTGRLIRRETDSGVVVVLDNRLLRNQRLAPCAVIQGMRNIPARHRGKGWKNKP